In Clupea harengus chromosome 13, Ch_v2.0.2, whole genome shotgun sequence, one DNA window encodes the following:
- the slc39a6 gene encoding zinc transporter ZIP6 isoform X1 yields the protein MAEWRWPRPSQALIGLLLVWACVVAGAGVGCGEAAVTDGRAARRAQERHLWVLFEKYGDGNGSLTVGGLSLLLRSMGVDHLHTVTVTHTHPNASATQQRHAHTHAHGKHAAAGSASSATHSRKQADAARTDAHKSDSSHNLVIDSSEGKKIQSDSQHNLYTKRGQGSTPPPSPPATTPPGRSRRSAEYDLTQDHTPTTQTTPPTTQHDDHDHDHTHQPLGNNSQECLSASSLLKDHGMGSEVISISDFGFLCPALLSQIDSQSCLRHGHEELKNIKTGSGDEDHPKNTNIAAAWLGGFLSICIISALALVGVVLLPLINRTSFNFLLSFLVALSVGTLSGDAFLHLIPHAQAHHKHPHHSANESWEEEGHGHGHEEEDSLRSVWTGLTALGGVYIMFLIEHFLTLGKMYKDKKHKGQKKFEQNDEMLELEKLPTIEENDGKTLDEAEPNGGSAGGRGQYEEEEQEMLATPLQQDTTDQSSDCQDKCHSHFHDTVAPPAQLHHHHHDYHHILHHHHSQNHHPHTHTHRHTQGYSQQHFQQAGVATLAWMVIMGDGLHNFSDGLAIGAAYTEGLSSGLSTSVAVFCHELPHELGDFAVLLKAGMSVKQAVMYNVLSAMMAFLGMALGILIGHYAEHVASWVFALTAGLFLYVALVDMVPEMLHNDASEQGFSHYGYFLLQNAGILLGFGIMLAIAVLEPHISLNL from the exons ATGGCGGAATGGAGATGGCCACGCCCCTCTCAGGCCCTGATTGGCCTGCTGCtggtgtgggcgtgtgtggtggcgggggcgggggtgggcTGCGGTGAGGCCGCGGTGACGGACGGGCGTGCGGCGCGGCGGGCTCAGGAGCGCCACCTGTGGGTTCTGTTTGAGAAGTACGGCGACGGCAACGGCAGCCTGACGGTGGGCGGCCTGAGCCTGCTGCTGCGGAGCATGGGCGTGGACCACCTGCACACcgtcaccgtcacacacacacaccccaacgcCAGCGCCACGCAGCagcgacacgcacacacacacgcgcacggcAAACACGCCGCCGCAGGCTCCGCCTCCTCCGCGACACACAGCAGGAAACAAGCGGACGCCGCCAGGACCGACGCCCACAAGTCTGACTCCTCCCACAACCTGGTGATTGACAGCTCGGAGGGGAAGAAGATCCAGTCGGATTCTCAGCACAACCTCTACACCaagaggggtcaggggtcaacccCGCCCCCGTCCCCGCCCGCGACCACACCCCCTGGGCGGTCCAGACGCAGCGCTGAGTATGACCTCACTCAAGACCACACCCCCACTACTCAAACCACACCCCCAACGACGCAACATGACGACCATGATCATGACCACACCCACCAACCCCTGGGCAACAACAGTCaggag tgtCTTAGTGCATCCTCTTTGCTCAAGGATCATGggatggggtcagaggtcatctccATTAGTGATTTTGGCTTCCTGTGTCCAGCACTCCTTTCTCAGATCGACTCCCAGTCCTGCCTGCGccatg GTCATGAAGAATTGAAGAACATTAAGACTGGGTCAG gTGATGAAGATCACCCAAAGAACACCAACATTGCGGCAG ccTGGCTGGGAGGCTTCCTGTCCATCTGCATCATCAGTGCTCTGGCTCTAGTGGGCGTGGTCTTGCTCCCGCTCATCAACAGAACTTCCTTCAACTTCCTGCTCAGCTTCCTGGTAGCGCTGTCCGTGGGCACGCTCAGTGGGGACGCGTTCCTGCACCTCATACCGcat GCTCAGGCTCATCACAAGCACCCCCATCATTCAGCCAATGAgagctgggaggaggagggccaCGGCCACGGCCACGAGGAAGAAGACTCTCTGCGCTCGGTGTGGACGGGGCTCACAGCACTGGGCGGAGTGTACATCATGTTTCTCATCGAGCACTTCCTCACGCTGGGCAAGATGTACAAGGACAAGAaacacaag GGACAGAAGAAATTTGAACAGAATGATGAAATGTTGGAGTTGGAGAAACTTCCCACCATTGAAGAGAATGATGGAAAAACACTCGAcg AGGCGGAGCCAAACGGGGGCAGTGCAGGTGGGCGTGGCCaatatgaggaggaggagcaggagatgcTAGCCACGCCCCTCCAGCAGGACACGACGGACCAATCATCCGACTGCCAGGACAAATGCCACTCCCACTTCCACGACACGGTGGCCCCGCCCGCCCAGCtgcaccaccatcaccatgacTACCACCACAtcctgcaccaccaccactcccagaaccaccacccacacacacacacacaccgccacacgCAGGGCTACAGCCAGCAGCACTTCCAGCAGGCCGGCGTGGCCACGCTCGCCTGGATGGTCATCATGGGGGACGGCCTGCACAACTTCAGCGACGGCCTGgccatag GAGCTGCATACACTGAGGGTCTGTCCAGTGGCCTCAGTACCTCAGTGGCCGTTTTCTGTCACGAGCTTCCGCATGAgctag gtgacttTGCCGTGCTGTTGAAGGCTGGCATGTCGGTGAAGCAGGCGGTGATGTATAACGTGCTGTCGGCCATGATGGCGTTCCTGGGTATGGCCCTGGGCATCCTGATTGGCCACTACGCTGAACACGTTGCATCGTGGGTCTTTGCCCTCACCGCCGGCCTGTTCCTGTACGTCGCCCTAGTGGACATG gttccTGAGATGCTACACAACGACGCGAGCGAGCAGGGCTTCAGCCACTATGGTTACTTTCTGCTGCAGAACGCCGGCATCCTCCTGGGCTTCGGAATCATGCTCGCCATCGCCGTCCTGGAGCCTCACATCAGCCTCAACCTttaa
- the LOC105890056 gene encoding 25-hydroxycholesterol 7-alpha-hydroxylase codes for MTFVMDPLLYPAVTKHGRQLDFHAFSDRVAPPTFGYPPTRGGAYPGLSDRIHSTFQLLQGESLAHLSQGMLGNLLAALRHHFLCEREGAEKPEGGRACQEAEPEWREAGLYSLCERLMFGASLRTLYGTHTHTHSPGALERLRGKFSAFDAWFPLLVGGVPIRLLGRTNALRGELIGHFHPRSVQQWDDPSDFIRARTQLLNEYPLTDVEKGAHHFAILWASVGNTIPAAFWVVYHLLAYPEAFAAVKSEIQEVLGIQGEGLALDDDITITNEELDRMIYLESAVCESLRLCSAAMNVRVCQEDFQLPLNSQHSVRLRKDDIIVLYPQSMHMDPDIYPQPQVYRFDRFVSGDGRRRSDFSKKGQRLRYFLMPFGSGGSKCPGRFFARAELKQLVCVLLLYCRLELAHTHAHTHTHTPPALDTSRAGLGILPPKGDVSVRYTPIREKEKKEERERENV; via the exons ATGACGTTTGTGATGGACCCTCTCCTCTACCCCGCGGTGACCAAACATGGCCGCCAGTTGGACTTCCACGCCTTCTCTGACCGCGTGGCTCCTCCCACCTTTGGCTACCCGCCCACAAGGGGCGGGGCCTACCCTGGCCTATCAGATCGCATCCACAGCACCTTCCAGCTGCTGCAGGGAGAAAGCCTCGCCCACCTGTCccaaggcatgctgggaaacCTCCTCGCCGCACTgcgacatcacttcctgtgtgagCGTGAGGGGGCGGAGAAGCCTGAGGGCGGGCGGGCGTGTCAGGAGGCGGAGCCTGAGTGGAGGGAGGCGGGGCTCTACTCGCTGTGTGAGCGTCTGATGTTCGGCGCGTCGCTGCGGACGCtctacggcacacacacacacacacactcgcccggCGCGCTGGAGCGCCTGCGCGGGAAGTTCTCGGCGTTCGACGCCTGGTTCCCCCTGCTGGTGGGGGGCGTGCCCATACGGCTGCTGGGCCGAACCAACGCGCTGCGGGGGGAGCTCATCGGGCATTTCCACCCCCGCAGCGTGCAGCAGTGGGACGACCCGTCTGACTTCATCAGGGCCAGAACACAGCTGCTGAACGAGTACCCGCTCACTGACGTGGAGaaaggag ccCATCACTTTGCCATTCTCTGGGCGTCCGTGGGGAACACTATTCCTGCAGCATTCTGGGTAGTCTACCATCTACTGGCTTACCCAGAAGCCTTTGCAGCTGTGAAATCAGAGATTCAAGAAGTCCTTGGTATCCAGGGGGAGGGGCTGGCCCTTGATGATGACATCACAATTACAAATGAGGAGCTAGACCGCATGATCTATTTAG agagcgcagtgtgtgagagtctgcgCCTGTGTTCAGCGGCCAtgaacgtgcgtgtgtgtcaggaggATTTTCAGCTGCCTCTGAACTCCCAGCATTCAGTGCGACTCCGCAAGGATGACATCATTGTCCTCTACCCCCAGAGCATGCACATGGACCCTGACATCTACCCTcaaccacag GTGTACAGGTTCGACCGCTTCGTGTCAGGCGATGGGCGGCGGCGGTCGGACTTCTCcaagaaaggtcaaaggttacgGTACTTCCTCATGCCCTTCGGCTCCGGGGGCAGTAAGTGTCCGGGACGCTTCTTCGCCCGCGCGGAACTCaagcagctggtgtgtgtgctgctgctctaCTGCCGCCTGgagctcgcacacacacacgcacacacacacacacacaccccgcctgCGCTGGATACCTCTCGTGCGGGCCTGGGGATCCTGCCGCCTAAAGGAGACGTCTCTGTCCGCTACACACccatcagagagaaagaaaagaaagaagagagggagagagagaatgtctga
- the slc39a6 gene encoding zinc transporter ZIP6 isoform X2, with amino-acid sequence MAEWRWPRPSQALIGLLLVWACVVAGAGVGCGEAAVTDGRAARRAQERHLWVLFEKYGDGNGSLTVGGLSLLLRSMGVDHLHTVTVTHTHPNASATQQRHAHTHAHGKHAAAGSASSATHSRKQADAARTDAHKSDSSHNLVIDSSEGKKIQSDSQHNLYTKRGQGSTPPPSPPATTPPGRSRRSAEYDLTQDHTPTTQTTPPTTQHDDHDHDHTHQPLGNNSQECLSASSLLKDHGMGSEVISISDFGFLCPALLSQIDSQSCLRHGHEELKNIKTGSGDEDHPKNTNIAAAWLGGFLSICIISALALVGVVLLPLINRTSFNFLLSFLVALSVGTLSGDAFLHLIPHAQAHHKHPHHSANESWEEEGHGHGHEEEDSLRSVWTGLTALGGVYIMFLIEHFLTLGKMYKDKKHKGQKKFEQNDEMLELEKLPTIEENDGKTLDEAEPNGGSAGGRGQYEEEEQEMLATPLQQDTTDQSSDCQDKCHSHFHDTVAPPAQLHHHHHDYHHILHHHHSQNHHPHTHTHRHTQGYSQQHFQQAGVATLAWMVIMGDGLHNFSDGLAIGAAYTEGLSSGLSTSVAVFCHELPHELGDFAVLLKAGMSVKQAVMYNVLSAMMAFLGMALGILIGHYAEHVASWVFALTAGLFLYVALVDMVPEMLHNDASEQGFSHYGYFLLQNAGILLGFGIMLAIAVLEPHISLNL; translated from the exons ATGGCGGAATGGAGATGGCCACGCCCCTCTCAGGCCCTGATTGGCCTGCTGCtggtgtgggcgtgtgtggtggcgggggcgggggtgggcTGCGGTGAGGCCGCGGTGACGGACGGGCGTGCGGCGCGGCGGGCTCAGGAGCGCCACCTGTGGGTTCTGTTTGAGAAGTACGGCGACGGCAACGGCAGCCTGACGGTGGGCGGCCTGAGCCTGCTGCTGCGGAGCATGGGCGTGGACCACCTGCACACcgtcaccgtcacacacacacaccccaacgcCAGCGCCACGCAGCagcgacacgcacacacacacgcgcacggcAAACACGCCGCCGCAGGCTCCGCCTCCTCCGCGACACACAGCAGGAAACAAGCGGACGCCGCCAGGACCGACGCCCACAAGTCTGACTCCTCCCACAACCTGGTGATTGACAGCTCGGAGGGGAAGAAGATCCAGTCGGATTCTCAGCACAACCTCTACACCaagaggggtcaggggtcaacccCGCCCCCGTCCCCGCCCGCGACCACACCCCCTGGGCGGTCCAGACGCAGCGCTGAGTATGACCTCACTCAAGACCACACCCCCACTACTCAAACCACACCCCCAACGACGCAACATGACGACCATGATCATGACCACACCCACCAACCCCTGGGCAACAACAGTCaggag tgtCTTAGTGCATCCTCTTTGCTCAAGGATCATGggatggggtcagaggtcatctccATTAGTGATTTTGGCTTCCTGTGTCCAGCACTCCTTTCTCAGATCGACTCCCAGTCCTGCCTGCGccatg GTCATGAAGAATTGAAGAACATTAAGACTGGGTCAG gTGATGAAGATCACCCAAAGAACACCAACATTGCGGCAG ccTGGCTGGGAGGCTTCCTGTCCATCTGCATCATCAGTGCTCTGGCTCTAGTGGGCGTGGTCTTGCTCCCGCTCATCAACAGAACTTCCTTCAACTTCCTGCTCAGCTTCCTGGTAGCGCTGTCCGTGGGCACGCTCAGTGGGGACGCGTTCCTGCACCTCATACCGcat GCTCAGGCTCATCACAAGCACCCCCATCATTCAGCCAATGAgagctgggaggaggagggccaCGGCCACGGCCACGAGGAAGAAGACTCTCTGCGCTCGGTGTGGACGGGGCTCACAGCACTGGGCGGAGTGTACATCATGTTTCTCATCGAGCACTTCCTCACGCTGGGCAAG ATGTACAAGGACAAGAaacacaag GGACAGAAGAAATTTGAACAGAATGATGAAATGTTGGAGTTGGAGAAACTTCCCACCATTGAAGAGAATGATGGAAAAACACTCGAcg AGGCGGAGCCAAACGGGGGCAGTGCAGGTGGGCGTGGCCaatatgaggaggaggagcaggagatgcTAGCCACGCCCCTCCAGCAGGACACGACGGACCAATCATCCGACTGCCAGGACAAATGCCACTCCCACTTCCACGACACGGTGGCCCCGCCCGCCCAGCtgcaccaccatcaccatgacTACCACCACAtcctgcaccaccaccactcccagaaccaccacccacacacacacacacaccgccacacgCAGGGCTACAGCCAGCAGCACTTCCAGCAGGCCGGCGTGGCCACGCTCGCCTGGATGGTCATCATGGGGGACGGCCTGCACAACTTCAGCGACGGCCTGgccatag GAGCTGCATACACTGAGGGTCTGTCCAGTGGCCTCAGTACCTCAGTGGCCGTTTTCTGTCACGAGCTTCCGCATGAgctag gtgacttTGCCGTGCTGTTGAAGGCTGGCATGTCGGTGAAGCAGGCGGTGATGTATAACGTGCTGTCGGCCATGATGGCGTTCCTGGGTATGGCCCTGGGCATCCTGATTGGCCACTACGCTGAACACGTTGCATCGTGGGTCTTTGCCCTCACCGCCGGCCTGTTCCTGTACGTCGCCCTAGTGGACATG gttccTGAGATGCTACACAACGACGCGAGCGAGCAGGGCTTCAGCCACTATGGTTACTTTCTGCTGCAGAACGCCGGCATCCTCCTGGGCTTCGGAATCATGCTCGCCATCGCCGTCCTGGAGCCTCACATCAGCCTCAACCTttaa